GAAACTCCAGCATGGCAGTAGCTATTAGAAAATCGCTGCAAAAAACACAATATCATGAAGATTATAATGTATCTATAAACAGAACGGAGCCGCCGCTTCATATAACAGAGCGTATCTGGCTCCGCTACGCTACGCCCAAATCCAGCCTGACGGCTGGACTTCAGATACGCTCAGGTTAGGCGAAATGCTCATTACGAGGTACAAAAACAAAGAGCCAATTATTTATTATTCTAAAGGGAAAGATAAAAATGGCTCAGAAAAGAGGCTATGAACTGTTGAAAGAAAAGGTTCCAGAGTTTAGAAGCCATTGGAAGAGCACAGCTATATTCATCGTTGGGTTTCTGCTTTTCCTGGTGTGTATAGTATTTTTCCTGTGGTTTGATGGTTTGGGTTTTAATAGGGTTGGACTTTGTTCCATATTCAAAGACGATGCTAAAGGTAAGCAAAGAGATTTTAGGAACAAGGTCAGCTCTCTTTCGCAAGGCTTGGTTAGCACTAGTGATTTGGGCAGCAATTGCGGTTTGGACGCTTTACACAATTTTTGCTTGAGCTTTTAGTGAATTGCTTTTCCCCTGTTTTGGTTTTTACGAATGATTGAACAGATTGCGTTTTTCTACGTCAGAAAAATAAGAAAGGAGGAATACGGTATGAGAAAAGTTACTTTAGGTTTAGTTGTTAGCATCCTGGCACTGGTCATGGCTGCCACGGCCTCAGCGGACCTTAACCAGTTTGCAGGGAGGTGGAAGAACACCGATCCCGACACCCGCGGGGTCACTACGTTAAATATCCGTGTGAGGGGAACCAATGTAACGGTCCAGGCCTGGGGCAAATGCCACCCCAAGGACTGTGACTGGGGTCGGGTGAAGGCCTATGCTTATGCCCCGAGCGTGTCATCCAACTTGGCTGACACCGCCCAGGCGCTCTCGGCTGCCTTCCGGACAGGATTCAGCCAGAATTTGATGATTATTCACCCGGTGGGGAGAAATCGCCTACGGGCAGAGGTATTGACGCGCTTCACGGACCGAAGTGGGCGCACCAATTACAGGGCTGTCTACACCTTCGCCCGCGTGCGCACGGTTACCAGGCTCTCAGCGCCAAGACAGATCTCCCCAGCCAATGGAGCTGTTTTCACCCACTTTCCGCGAACAACGACACTGCGCTGGAGCGCTGTGCCCGGTGCGGCCAGTTACACAGTAGAGATCGATTGTTACAACTGTTGCCAGGCCAATAAGTGGTGTACCGATGTCGGCAGGACCTGGAAAGTGGTGACCAATCTCACAACAACAAGCTATACCTTTGACTTTGTCGGTGCGCAGCCTGGCCGCTGGCGGGTCTGGGCTGTGGGTGCCGGCGGACAAAAGGGCCCCAAGACCGGCTGGTGGGAGTTCCGCTACACGCGTTAGCCTGTGTCGAAATCAGTCAGATTATCAGCTCCCCTCTGAGGAAGGGGGTGAAGAGATCCTTTCTTTCAGATCCCTGATGATCCCCCATATCTCCTCTTTTTCATGAGGGGCAAGGGGGATCTGGCCGAAGCGTACCCTATAATAGAGAAGGGTGATCTTCTCTGTTGTTGGATATAGATCACCCCTTTGTTGCCCTACTCTTTGGGCAAACTCGATGGGGGTCTCGCTTGCCCGCTTGGGGATCGTTTTCTTGTTTAGCAGTTTTAGCATCTTCAGGTAAAAAGAGATCTCAGGAGGGAGTTTCCCCACTAAGTTGATACCTACCACTTTTCCCCTTTTTTTGAAGCCCCAGTACATCAGCAGGATGACACAAAGAGAGGCCAACCCCGCCAAAAGGAGGTAAGAGGGCAGCGGAGGCCTCTTCTTCCCCCTTGCTTTTTGCAAAAAGAGAGAATCCTGGAAAAGGCGCAGGTCCATCACCCCCCGGCGGAAGGCAAAGAGGACCCGGAGTTGATCATCGTGGGAGTATCGGATGATATAGCGGCTCCACTTGAGCTTGAGAAAATCGAGATATCTATAAAAAGTTGCCAAGAAGGGTGAGTGGCCTTCCCCTGCACTTGCGGGTGTGGGGTCGAAAGGGAACCAGCCGCTGTCCGGTAGATAGGCCTCGATCCAGGCATGAGCATCTCTTTGGCGCACCATGAAGTATCTTCCCAAGGGGTTCCATTCACCCTGGACAAAACCACAGACCAGGCGAGTAGGCACCCCTGCCCCCCGCAGCAGGAGGGCTGCCGCCGTTGCAAAGTGCTCACAATAACCCTCTCGGCTGTGCAGAAGAAAGTCCTCCAGCGGTGGGAAGGCCTCATCTCTGGCTGGGTTTAGGGAGTACGTGTAATTGTTCCGCAGATAGGAGATCACCTGGTGGACCTTTTTCCGGGGTGATTTTTCTCCCTTGATGATGTCCTGGGTCAACCTCACAATATATTCACTCCCTTCAGGTAGTTGGAGATATAGCTCATCCGCCTTCTTATGAAGGCCCTGATACCCCTTCTCCCATGGCTTCAGGGCTGAGTAAACCTCGTATTGGTATCTCCCGTACGGCGGCGATGGGAGGTGTAGTCCTCCTCCTTCATCTACGTTCAGATAAGAGAAGTCCCCCCGGATCTCAAAGGCAGGGTAAAGGCAAAAGAGGGCATCGGTCCCCATGGGTTCGATCATAATCCTCTGATAGATGGCCTTTCTTCTGTCTTTGCCTCGATAGAGGATTACCCCTTCTCTCCACCCCCTTTTGGCAATCTTTTTAAGGGTAACCTCTTTAACCCAGGCCTGGCCATCCCAGCGGGAGAAGCTTATCCCCCTCCAATAGAGAGGCAAAGGGGGTTTTTGGCTAAATTGAGGAAGCTCCACCCTCATCACCACCCGGTTATTTAATCTTACGGACTCAATATCGGCCAGGTCCACGATCTCGGAGAAGCCCGAGGAAGACCCTCCCCATTTCTCCTTTCCGCTTACACTGAGGCTGATCCTGGGAAGTGTAAAAAAGATGATAAGGGTGAAAAAAAAGGAGCAAAAGGCCACCCCAGATATGCCCAGCAAGAGGGAAAAGGAGGCCAAGTGACGGGGAGGAGGGGACAGTTGAGGGTACCTCTCCAGATCAGCCTTCAGATGCAGCAGAAACAGGAACCAGATGCCAAGCAGGACGAAGATGAGGAAGAAAAGGAGGTAATAGAGATGGGAGGTCAATCCCGCTGCGGCCAACAACATGAGGAGGACCAGGCCGCCCAGTTGAAAATAGTCCTTGGCCTTCTCGAGGTGAAAGAGCTTTAGTGCCTGGACCAAGATGAGGAGTTGTGTGAAGGCGATGAG
This genomic stretch from Deltaproteobacteria bacterium harbors:
- a CDS encoding DUF3488 domain-containing protein, giving the protein MLGGKKRVDFLLRISIHALILCGLIPVILTGEIPWPIWLLALGAHPLSILTRPKKGGHLFNLVVILSFFYSLFLYFFLATSFLIAFTQLLILVQALKLFHLEKAKDYFQLGGLVLLMLLAAAGLTSHLYYLLFFLIFVLLGIWFLFLLHLKADLERYPQLSPPPRHLASFSLLLGISGVAFCSFFFTLIIFFTLPRISLSVSGKEKWGGSSSGFSEIVDLADIESVRLNNRVVMRVELPQFSQKPPLPLYWRGISFSRWDGQAWVKEVTLKKIAKRGWREGVILYRGKDRRKAIYQRIMIEPMGTDALFCLYPAFEIRGDFSYLNVDEGGGLHLPSPPYGRYQYEVYSALKPWEKGYQGLHKKADELYLQLPEGSEYIVRLTQDIIKGEKSPRKKVHQVISYLRNNYTYSLNPARDEAFPPLEDFLLHSREGYCEHFATAAALLLRGAGVPTRLVCGFVQGEWNPLGRYFMVRQRDAHAWIEAYLPDSGWFPFDPTPASAGEGHSPFLATFYRYLDFLKLKWSRYIIRYSHDDQLRVLFAFRRGVMDLRLFQDSLFLQKARGKKRPPLPSYLLLAGLASLCVILLMYWGFKKRGKVVGINLVGKLPPEISFYLKMLKLLNKKTIPKRASETPIEFAQRVGQQRGDLYPTTEKITLLYYRVRFGQIPLAPHEKEEIWGIIRDLKERISSPPSSEGS